In Paenibacillus ihbetae, the following are encoded in one genomic region:
- a CDS encoding PDZ domain-containing protein: METLVQLLMRGMDAGLQLLTQPFYYISILFVMLLYRRQVLLERKLFHVRLHSWGLQTWRTFLGGLLAGLAVSVAVAFLGVSLSLGAIICIWVTSLILMLFHIRYLCFAYSIGLLGILQFVLSWFPNLAAEGWVHTVLSTIRSLDIPALLALAAVLHFAEAVLVKLQGSGFATPLFLEGKRGKLVGGYHMQSFWPLPLFMLVPAAGGGAVLPWTPFFGGDAWSGGFMMMALPVVIGFGEMTQSMLPKEKAAITSKRLIIYAAVVLALSMLAEWWSPLSLIAALAALLLHEGLVWYSRYEEQQRSPVFVHPVRGLRVLAVLPDSPAHELGIQPGETILKVNGILVHSKEQLHGALRQNPAFCKLEVRNHQGESKFLQRAIYAGDHHQLGAIVAPDPRDGIAARLKPVSLITLLANKLHVQKFRKDPAGEKARRSEEAGFPS, translated from the coding sequence ATTATATTTCGATCCTATTCGTAATGCTGCTCTACCGGAGGCAGGTACTCCTGGAGCGTAAGCTGTTTCATGTACGCCTGCATTCCTGGGGATTGCAGACCTGGCGGACGTTTCTCGGCGGATTGCTGGCAGGGCTTGCGGTGTCTGTCGCTGTCGCCTTCCTGGGGGTAAGCCTAAGCCTGGGGGCGATTATCTGCATCTGGGTCACCTCATTGATCTTGATGCTGTTTCATATCCGGTATTTGTGCTTTGCTTATTCCATCGGACTGCTTGGCATTCTCCAGTTCGTGTTAAGCTGGTTTCCGAATCTGGCAGCGGAGGGCTGGGTCCATACGGTGCTGTCCACCATCCGCAGTCTGGATATTCCTGCCCTGCTGGCGCTGGCCGCCGTGCTGCATTTCGCCGAAGCCGTTCTGGTCAAGCTGCAGGGGTCAGGCTTTGCGACGCCGCTGTTCCTGGAAGGGAAGCGGGGCAAGCTGGTCGGCGGCTATCATATGCAGAGCTTCTGGCCGCTGCCGTTGTTCATGCTCGTTCCTGCCGCCGGCGGAGGGGCCGTGCTTCCGTGGACGCCGTTCTTTGGCGGGGATGCGTGGAGCGGCGGATTTATGATGATGGCGCTGCCGGTCGTCATCGGCTTCGGCGAGATGACGCAGAGCATGCTGCCCAAGGAGAAGGCGGCGATCACCTCCAAGCGGCTGATCATTTACGCCGCGGTCGTGCTCGCATTGAGCATGCTTGCCGAATGGTGGTCGCCGCTGTCCCTGATTGCGGCATTGGCCGCTCTGCTGCTGCATGAAGGATTGGTATGGTACAGCCGGTATGAAGAGCAGCAGCGCAGTCCGGTATTTGTGCATCCCGTACGCGGATTACGCGTGCTGGCTGTTCTGCCGGATAGCCCGGCCCATGAGCTTGGCATTCAGCCGGGTGAGACGATTCTGAAGGTGAATGGGATCCTGGTTCACAGCAAAGAGCAGCTTCACGGCGCCCTCCGGCAGAACCCGGCTTTTTGCAAGCTGGAGGTTCGGAACCATCAGGGCGAAAGCAAGTTTTTGCAGCGCGCCATCTATGCCGGGGACCATCATCAGCTGGGAGCGATCGTAGCCCCGGATCCGCGCGATGGCATTGCCGCCCGATTGAAGCCGGTAAGTCTTATTACGCTGCTGGCGAACAAGCTGCATGTCCAAAAGTTTCGCAAGGATCCGGCGGGCGAGAAGGCTCGCCGATCGGAAGAAGCGGGATTTCCTTCATAA
- a CDS encoding response regulator, producing the protein MISVLIVDDDPFIRESLKLLVGMDPDIEVTGAAAHGGEALALLEDGLAADVVLMDIRMPVCDGVEGTLRIREKYPDIRVLMLTTFDDEDYIAEALRNGASGYLLKNIPPDRIIQGIKTVHDGNMLIHPDIARKLTGMLRPAAQPAPQTPARLEAFGLTPAECNIVTLIADGLSNKEIAGRLYLSEGTVKNYVTDILGKLSLRDRTQIAIFYLKKVQS; encoded by the coding sequence ATGATTTCCGTACTGATTGTCGATGATGACCCGTTCATTCGGGAGAGCTTGAAGCTGCTCGTAGGGATGGATCCGGATATCGAAGTAACCGGAGCAGCGGCTCACGGCGGGGAGGCGCTCGCCTTGCTGGAAGACGGCCTGGCTGCCGACGTCGTGCTGATGGATATCCGCATGCCGGTGTGCGACGGCGTCGAGGGCACCTTGCGCATCCGGGAGAAATACCCCGACATCCGGGTGCTGATGCTGACCACGTTTGATGATGAGGATTATATTGCGGAGGCTTTGCGAAACGGGGCAAGCGGCTATCTGCTCAAGAACATCCCGCCCGACCGCATTATCCAGGGCATCAAAACCGTCCATGACGGCAATATGCTGATTCATCCCGATATTGCCCGCAAGCTGACCGGGATGCTCCGCCCTGCCGCGCAGCCCGCTCCCCAGACGCCGGCCAGGCTGGAGGCGTTTGGTTTGACGCCGGCGGAATGCAACATTGTTACCCTCATTGCCGACGGCCTGTCCAACAAGGAGATTGCCGGCCGGCTGTACCTGAGCGAGGGCACCGTCAAGAATTACGTGACCGATATTTTGGGCAAGCTCAGTCTGCGCGACCGGACGCAAATTGCGATCTTTTATTTGAAGAAAGTTCAGAGCTGA